Proteins found in one Campylobacter canadensis genomic segment:
- a CDS encoding aspartate kinase has translation MIVVQKYGGTSVGNLERIENVANRIIKSKQLYKDLVVIVSAMSGRTNELIERAQYYSDNPSKLEMDKLLNCGEKESAALLAIALISKGYDAVSLSGKDALMLTSSDYTNAKIISIDNSRVKQELQKGKIVIIAGFQGADENGFETTLGRGGSDLSAVAFAGALNADLCEIYTDVDGVYTTDPRIEPKAKKLDKISYEEMLELASLGAKVLQNRSVELAKKLNVKLVTRSSFNENEGTIITSEEKMEQALVSGIALDKNQARITLRQVEDKPGIAAKVFTTLAKNEINVDMIIQNVGRDGTTNIGFTVPQSSLNQALDAMRELLGANALIESDSEIVKVSVVGVGMKTHAGVASSAFLALANEGINIQMISTSEIKISLIVASKYAELAVRTLHKTYNLDK, from the coding sequence ATGATTGTAGTTCAAAAATACGGCGGAACAAGTGTAGGCAATTTAGAAAGAATTGAAAATGTAGCAAATAGAATAATAAAATCAAAACAACTTTATAAAGATTTAGTTGTAATAGTTTCAGCAATGAGCGGAAGAACAAATGAGCTTATTGAAAGAGCGCAATATTATTCAGATAATCCAAGCAAATTAGAAATGGATAAGTTATTAAATTGTGGAGAAAAAGAAAGTGCTGCTTTACTTGCAATAGCGCTTATTTCAAAAGGCTATGATGCGGTATCTTTAAGCGGTAAAGATGCCTTAATGCTAACAAGCAGTGATTATACAAATGCTAAAATTATTAGCATTGATAATTCAAGAGTAAAGCAAGAATTACAAAAAGGCAAAATAGTAATCATAGCAGGTTTTCAAGGGGCTGATGAAAATGGTTTTGAAACAACCTTAGGCAGAGGTGGGAGCGATTTAAGTGCTGTTGCTTTTGCTGGTGCTTTAAATGCTGATTTGTGTGAAATTTACACTGATGTTGATGGGGTTTATACAACAGACCCAAGAATAGAACCAAAAGCAAAAAAATTAGATAAAATTTCTTATGAAGAAATGTTAGAACTTGCTAGTTTAGGTGCAAAGGTTCTTCAAAATAGAAGTGTAGAATTAGCAAAAAAATTAAATGTAAAATTAGTTACTAGAAGTAGCTTTAATGAAAATGAAGGAACAATTATTACAAGTGAGGAAAAAATGGAACAAGCATTAGTTAGTGGAATAGCATTAGATAAAAATCAAGCAAGAATTACTTTAAGACAAGTAGAAGATAAACCTGGCATAGCAGCTAAAGTCTTTACAACCCTAGCAAAAAATGAAATTAATGTTGATATGATTATTCAAAATGTAGGAAGAGATGGTACTACAAATATAGGTTTTACCGTTCCTCAAAGCTCATTAAATCAAGCTTTAGATGCAATGAGAGAATTACTAGGAGCAAACGCTTTAATAGAAAGCGATAGCGAGATTGTAAAAGTTTCTGTAGTTGGAGTTGGTATGAAAACTCATGCTGGTGTTGCTAGTAGTGCCTTTCTTGCTTTAGCAAATGAAGGAATAAATATTCAAATGATTTCTACAAGTGAGATAAAAATATCATTAATTGTTGCTAGTAAATATGCCGAACTTGCTGTAAGAACTTTACATAAAACATATAATTTAGACAAGTAA
- a CDS encoding RNA pyrophosphohydrolase: MKKYRKNVAAIILSPSYPYDCKIFLGKRIDMDIWQFPQGGIDDNESLKQALKRELKEEIGSNNISIIAEYPEWLSYEFPSEAIKKKYDFDGQTQKYFLVKINNLNEINLQTLEPEFVEFKFVDFKEIDKYINHFKKTIYKKVLQYFEKEGYLG, from the coding sequence ATGAAAAAATATAGAAAAAATGTAGCTGCTATTATATTATCTCCTAGCTATCCGTATGATTGCAAGATATTTTTAGGTAAAAGAATTGATATGGATATTTGGCAATTTCCACAAGGCGGAATTGATGATAATGAAAGCCTAAAACAAGCATTAAAAAGAGAATTAAAAGAAGAAATAGGAAGCAATAACATAAGCATAATCGCTGAATATCCTGAATGGTTAAGTTATGAATTCCCAAGTGAAGCAATTAAGAAAAAATATGATTTTGATGGACAAACACAAAAATATTTTTTAGTAAAAATTAATAATTTAAATGAAATTAATTTACAAACTCTTGAACCTGAGTTTGTAGAATTTAAATTTGTTGATTTTAAAGAAATTGATAAATATATAAATCATTTTAAAAAAACAATTTATAAAAAAGTGTTACAATATTTTGAAAAAGAAGGATACCTAGGATGA
- the hemW gene encoding radical SAM family heme chaperone HemW, with translation MRIYIHIPFCESKCAYCAFASFTNLKKIDDYFDALKKDLLRFLPLKKSIKSIYFGGGTPSVVLAQKYEDIFACLKEYFHKNIEISIEANPNSFSLEWIKSMKKLGVNRLSFGAQSFDEKKLKFLNRIHSKDEVLKAINIAKNEIENYSIDIIYGTYLDDKTMLDYELENIDKLKLNHLSAYTLILEENTSFYNKDEYLQKDDELNVYFYNSLHKIGLKAYEVSNFARSKKYICKHNLAYWQKKDYIGIGLSSVGSKANKRYYASSNFSEYVKNPCKRQIELLSKEDIRLEKIFLSLRSCVGLNVKEISQKKIKELLEENKITLKSNKIYNNNFLISDEIALYLE, from the coding sequence ATGAGAATTTACATTCACATTCCTTTTTGCGAGAGCAAATGTGCTTATTGTGCATTTGCTTCTTTTACAAATTTAAAAAAAATTGATGATTATTTTGATGCGCTTAAAAAAGATTTATTAAGGTTTTTACCTTTAAAAAAAAGTATAAAAAGTATTTATTTTGGTGGTGGAACGCCTAGTGTTGTTTTAGCACAAAAATATGAAGATATTTTTGCTTGTTTAAAAGAATATTTTCATAAAAATATAGAAATTAGCATAGAAGCAAATCCAAATTCTTTTAGTCTTGAATGGATTAAAAGTATGAAAAAATTAGGAGTTAATAGACTTTCTTTTGGAGCGCAAAGTTTTGATGAAAAAAAATTAAAATTTTTAAATAGAATTCATAGCAAAGATGAAGTTTTAAAAGCCATAAATATTGCTAAAAATGAAATAGAAAATTATAGCATTGATATAATTTATGGAACTTATTTAGATGATAAAACAATGCTTGATTATGAATTAGAAAATATTGATAAATTAAAATTAAATCACCTAAGTGCTTATACTTTGATATTAGAAGAAAATACAAGTTTTTATAATAAAGATGAATATTTACAAAAAGATGATGAACTTAATGTTTATTTTTATAATAGCTTGCACAAAATTGGTTTAAAAGCTTATGAAGTAAGTAATTTTGCAAGAAGTAAAAAATATATTTGCAAGCATAATTTAGCCTATTGGCAAAAAAAAGATTATATAGGAATAGGGCTTTCTAGTGTTGGGTCTAAGGCTAATAAAAGGTATTATGCTAGTAGTAATTTTAGTGAATATGTAAAAAATCCTTGTAAAAGGCAAATAGAACTTTTAAGTAAAGAAGATATTAGATTAGAAAAGATTTTTTTATCTTTACGCTCTTGCGTTGGACTTAATGTTAAAGAAATTTCACAAAAGAAAATAAAAGAATTATTAGAAGAAAATAAAATTACTTTAAAATCAAATAAAATATACAATAACAACTTTTTAATAAGTGATGAAATTGCCTTATATTTAGAGTAA
- the tatB gene encoding Sec-independent protein translocase protein TatB, whose amino-acid sequence MINSKEICYKEVNMSFMEIIIIAIVAVLVLGPDKLPSTMLELAKLIKAVKKQINDAKTSIENEINISELKDEARRYKEEITKANDSIRKKLSFEEFDEIKNSINDFEKEARASVENTLDTIANDDNLSKREQFKQKVIEEENKKESNV is encoded by the coding sequence TTGATAAATTCAAAAGAAATTTGTTATAAAGAAGTTAATATGAGTTTTATGGAAATTATTATTATTGCTATTGTTGCAGTGCTTGTTTTAGGACCTGATAAATTGCCAAGCACAATGTTAGAACTTGCTAAGTTAATTAAGGCGGTAAAAAAACAAATTAATGATGCAAAAACAAGTATAGAAAATGAAATAAATATAAGTGAATTAAAAGACGAGGCAAGAAGATACAAAGAAGAAATAACAAAGGCAAATGATAGCATTAGAAAAAAATTAAGTTTTGAAGAATTTGATGAAATAAAAAATTCTATAAATGATTTTGAGAAAGAAGCAAGAGCAAGTGTAGAAAATACTCTTGATACTATTGCAAATGATGATAATTTAAGCAAAAGAGAGCAATTTAAGCAAAAAGTAATAGAAGAAGAAAATAAAAAGGAAAGCAATGTTTGA
- the tatC gene encoding twin-arginine translocase subunit TatC produces the protein MFEDLKPHLIELRKRLFISVLAIIVCFFVCFSFWKIILEFICIPLNNVLPQGSKIIFTKIQEPFFTAMKVALFAGFLLALPIVFWQFWRFVEPGLYENEKKLVIPFVLSATCMFLLGAAFCYYFVTPIAFGFLVNFSEGAFEALPSIAEYVSFFTKLVLAFGVGYELPVVIFFLAKLGLVDDKMLMNNLRVAILIIFIFAAIMTPPDVFSQFLMAIPLIGLYLASILIAKKVNPAAKDEEDSESDDDE, from the coding sequence ATGTTTGAAGATTTAAAACCACATTTAATAGAGCTTAGAAAAAGGCTATTTATAAGTGTTTTAGCAATTATTGTTTGCTTTTTTGTATGTTTTTCTTTTTGGAAGATTATTTTAGAATTTATTTGTATTCCTTTAAATAATGTTTTACCTCAGGGTTCAAAAATTATATTTACAAAAATACAAGAACCTTTTTTTACAGCAATGAAGGTTGCACTTTTTGCAGGTTTTTTACTTGCTTTACCTATTGTTTTTTGGCAGTTTTGGCGTTTTGTTGAGCCTGGACTTTATGAAAATGAAAAAAAGCTTGTAATACCCTTTGTTTTAAGTGCTACTTGTATGTTTTTATTAGGTGCTGCTTTTTGTTATTATTTTGTTACACCTATTGCTTTTGGGTTTTTAGTAAATTTTAGTGAAGGTGCCTTTGAGGCTTTGCCTAGCATTGCTGAATATGTAAGCTTTTTTACCAAGCTTGTATTAGCCTTTGGCGTTGGATATGAATTACCTGTTGTTATATTTTTTCTTGCAAAGCTTGGCTTGGTTGATGATAAAATGCTAATGAATAACTTAAGGGTGGCTATTTTAATAATATTTATTTTTGCAGCTATTATGACCCCGCCTGATGTTTTTTCTCAATTTTTAATGGCAATTCCTTTGATTGGACTATATTTAGCTTCTATTTTAATTGCTAAAAAGGTAAATCCTGCAGCCAAAGATGAAGAAGATAGCGAAAGTGATGACGATGAATAA
- the queA gene encoding tRNA preQ1(34) S-adenosylmethionine ribosyltransferase-isomerase QueA gives MNKEDELLNSYDYFLPPELIAQYPSKIASDARLLVYDRKKNAVIHDYFYNLAKFLPQCAIIFNDTKVFKARIFGNKKSGAKIELFINKILANDEFLVQIRGKVRLDDELCFDEDIKAKVKQIYDDGKKIVCFFKNDRKLNTKELLEFLEKIGHIPLPPYMKRADTKEDENTYQSIFAKNIGAVAAPTASLHFDKRLLDSLNEYKKAFITLHVGAGTFAGVECDNIKEHKMHSEYYSLSKEAISIINSNTPILGVGTTVTRTIEFYARNKKEYGECDLFLNPFNKPIRQEYLLTNFHLPKSTLIMLVAAFIGREQTLKLYDIAIKEKYKFYSYGDGMLII, from the coding sequence ATGAATAAAGAAGATGAGTTATTAAATTCTTATGATTATTTTTTACCACCAGAATTAATAGCGCAATATCCAAGCAAGATTGCAAGTGATGCAAGATTGCTAGTTTATGATAGAAAGAAAAATGCAGTTATTCACGATTATTTTTATAATCTTGCAAAATTTTTACCGCAATGTGCAATTATTTTTAATGATACAAAGGTGTTTAAAGCTAGAATTTTTGGTAATAAAAAAAGTGGGGCAAAAATTGAACTTTTTATAAACAAGATTTTAGCTAATGATGAATTTTTAGTGCAAATTAGAGGTAAAGTAAGGCTTGATGATGAGCTTTGTTTTGATGAAGATATTAAAGCAAAGGTAAAACAAATTTATGATGATGGTAAAAAAATTGTTTGTTTTTTTAAAAATGATAGAAAGTTAAATACAAAAGAGCTTTTAGAATTCTTAGAAAAAATAGGGCATATTCCTTTACCGCCTTATATGAAAAGAGCTGATACTAAAGAAGATGAAAACACATATCAAAGCATTTTTGCTAAAAATATAGGAGCGGTTGCTGCGCCTACTGCTTCATTACACTTTGATAAAAGATTGCTTGATAGTTTAAATGAATACAAAAAAGCTTTTATTACCTTGCATGTTGGAGCAGGTACCTTTGCTGGAGTTGAGTGTGATAATATAAAAGAGCATAAAATGCATAGTGAGTATTATTCTTTGAGCAAAGAAGCAATTAGTATTATTAACTCAAATACTCCTATTTTAGGTGTTGGTACAACTGTTACAAGAACAATTGAATTTTATGCTAGAAATAAAAAAGAATATGGAGAATGTGATTTATTTTTAAATCCTTTTAATAAACCTATTAGGCAAGAATATTTGCTTACTAATTTTCATTTACCAAAATCAACTTTAATTATGCTTGTGGCTGCTTTTATTGGCAGGGAGCAAACCTTAAAACTTTATGATATTGCTATTAAAGAAAAATATAAATTTTATTCTTATGGCGATGGAATGCTTATTATTTAG
- a CDS encoding IclR family transcriptional regulator, whose product MLHKPTLRVIKILELLQEHKDGLNITNISLLSKISVGTLHPILQTLLKLEYLKLDNKNYILNINLSINSDFEIIKSNMNKIAQELKQSVQLGILKNNKVYYLHKCNGNSKIILKTTIGDSANLYATALGKALLLNSSESEIKNILNTDFVKNTEKTISNIDDFIKNMKELKKLNFTYEIGEFDEDFACIAVAICKANKIIAALSVTILKFHYNEKIQEQILSCLNKYKAIIENSINNY is encoded by the coding sequence GTGCTACATAAACCTACCTTAAGAGTTATAAAAATTCTAGAGCTTTTACAAGAGCATAAAGACGGTTTAAATATTACAAATATTTCTTTATTAAGCAAAATAAGTGTTGGCACCTTGCACCCTATTTTGCAAACTTTATTAAAATTAGAATATTTAAAATTAGACAATAAAAATTATATTTTAAATATTAATTTATCAATAAATAGCGATTTTGAAATCATAAAAAGCAATATGAATAAAATAGCTCAAGAATTAAAACAAAGCGTTCAGCTTGGAATTTTAAAAAACAATAAGGTTTATTATTTACATAAGTGCAATGGTAATTCAAAAATTATTTTAAAAACAACCATAGGAGATAGTGCAAATTTATACGCAACCGCCTTAGGCAAGGCTTTATTGCTTAATAGCAGTGAAAGTGAAATTAAAAATATCTTAAATACAGACTTTGTTAAAAATACTGAAAAGACAATTTCAAATATTGACGATTTTATTAAAAATATGAAAGAATTAAAAAAGCTTAATTTTACTTATGAAATCGGCGAATTTGATGAAGATTTTGCCTGTATTGCAGTAGCAATATGCAAGGCAAATAAAATAATAGCAGCCCTAAGTGTAACTATTTTAAAATTTCATTATAATGAAAAAATACAAGAGCAAATATTATCTTGCCTTAACAAATATAAAGCAATTATTGAAAATTCAATCAATAATTACTGA
- a CDS encoding L-rhamnose mutarotase: MKRYGQIIKVIPEKLEEYKRLHANPLKGVNEMIKECNIRNYSIYNFGEYLFAYFEYIGTDYEADMAKMAADENTRKWWALTDPCQISLGYAGCKWIDMQELYHLD; the protein is encoded by the coding sequence ATGAAAAGATACGGACAAATAATAAAGGTAATTCCTGAAAAACTAGAAGAATACAAAAGACTGCACGCAAATCCTTTAAAAGGTGTAAATGAGATGATTAAAGAATGCAATATTCGCAATTATTCAATTTATAATTTTGGAGAATATTTATTTGCATATTTTGAATATATTGGAACAGATTATGAAGCTGATATGGCAAAAATGGCAGCAGATGAGAATACTCGTAAATGGTGGGCATTAACCGACCCTTGCCAAATTTCGCTAGGATACGCAGGATGCAAATGGATTGATATGCAAGAACTTTATCATTTAGATTAA
- a CDS encoding amidohydrolase family protein yields the protein MIIDTHFHIWDKNDARWILNSPARLQKNFSFDDYLKEFQDYDFLGGIYVEINADNIELESLKMLNFKHKKLLALCLATVGGNSFREVLHTKNSGYCLSSDFKKTIKLVNENKLLFEVCINEKELNNFCKIAKEFKSGIIFNHFANIKNFNEIDSLKQIAKNEQVYMKLSAQDDFILGQDYSKLLEMAFNIFGEDRICFGSNYPVSELKPSQWIKQISNYFKNDALKEKIFYLNAKRIYKEKL from the coding sequence ATGATTATAGATACGCATTTTCATATTTGGGATAAAAATGATGCTAGGTGGATTTTAAATTCACCTGCAAGATTACAAAAAAACTTTAGCTTTGATGATTATTTAAAAGAATTTCAAGATTATGATTTTTTGGGTGGAATTTATGTTGAAATAAATGCAGATAATATAGAGCTTGAAAGTCTTAAAATGCTTAATTTTAAACATAAAAAATTACTTGCTTTATGCCTTGCAACTGTTGGCGGTAATAGTTTTAGAGAAGTTTTACACACAAAAAATAGTGGCTATTGCTTAAGCAGCGATTTTAAAAAAACTATAAAGTTGGTAAATGAAAATAAGCTGCTTTTTGAAGTTTGCATAAATGAAAAAGAATTAAATAATTTTTGCAAAATAGCAAAAGAATTTAAAAGTGGAATAATTTTTAATCATTTTGCAAATATTAAAAATTTTAATGAGATTGATAGCCTAAAACAAATTGCAAAAAACGAGCAAGTTTATATGAAATTATCAGCTCAAGATGATTTTATCTTAGGGCAAGATTATTCAAAATTGCTTGAAATGGCTTTTAATATTTTTGGAGAAGATAGAATTTGCTTTGGCTCAAATTACCCAGTAAGCGAGTTAAAACCAAGTCAATGGATAAAGCAAATTAGTAATTATTTTAAAAACGATGCCTTAAAAGAAAAGATTTTTTATTTAAATGCAAAAAGAATTTATAAGGAGAAATTATGA
- the fucP gene encoding L-fucose:H+ symporter permease — MNKNVKIAIGLVTSLFFLWGVSYGLVDVMNKNFQNHLGITQQNSGYLQMAYFGAYFVMALPAGFIASRFSYKIGIITGLALYAIGCLLIIPATNMASFSMFLFAFFVLACGLGTLETNANPYMTKLGDEKNSSFRINAAQSFNGFGQFVGPIIGGSLFLSITHSGENASAAEKEQALLDNMFNVQMVYVGIALVVFLILLAFVFNKIPEGNEVNGENEFYDNSKSSDVFKHKHFNLGVLAQFLYVAAQVGAGAFFINYAVEHTANLGDTALSDKESAYFFSAALVAFMIGRILTTPIMKIIKAENILGLYSLINVCLCVYLYFADGMISVYALILVFFFMSISFPTIFALATKDLALNQVKLGGSILVMSICGGAIMPTIMGAINDTYGTGAGFLALVPCFLYVALYSFLWTKK; from the coding sequence ATGAATAAAAATGTAAAAATTGCAATAGGCTTAGTAACATCTTTATTTTTCTTGTGGGGTGTTAGTTATGGGCTTGTTGATGTAATGAATAAAAATTTTCAAAACCATCTAGGAATTACTCAACAAAACAGTGGTTATTTGCAAATGGCGTATTTTGGTGCTTATTTTGTAATGGCACTTCCAGCTGGTTTTATCGCTTCAAGATTTTCTTACAAAATAGGTATTATTACAGGACTTGCACTTTATGCAATTGGTTGTTTGCTTATAATTCCTGCAACTAATATGGCTAGTTTTTCTATGTTTTTATTTGCATTTTTTGTTCTTGCTTGTGGACTTGGAACGCTTGAAACTAATGCAAACCCTTATATGACAAAACTTGGAGATGAAAAAAATTCTTCATTTAGAATAAATGCCGCTCAAAGCTTCAATGGTTTTGGGCAATTTGTTGGACCTATTATTGGCGGTAGCTTGTTTTTATCAATTACACACAGCGGAGAAAATGCAAGTGCGGCTGAAAAAGAACAAGCCTTGCTTGATAATATGTTTAATGTGCAAATGGTTTATGTAGGTATTGCTTTAGTAGTATTTTTAATTTTACTTGCCTTTGTTTTTAATAAAATTCCAGAAGGCAATGAAGTTAACGGCGAAAATGAATTTTATGATAACTCAAAATCAAGCGATGTGTTTAAACATAAACATTTTAATTTAGGAGTTTTAGCTCAATTTTTATATGTTGCAGCTCAAGTTGGAGCAGGAGCGTTTTTTATAAATTATGCAGTAGAACACACAGCAAATTTAGGCGACACTGCTTTAAGCGATAAAGAATCCGCATATTTTTTCTCGGCTGCACTTGTTGCATTTATGATAGGAAGAATTCTTACAACTCCAATTATGAAAATAATAAAGGCTGAAAATATTTTAGGTCTTTATTCTTTAATAAATGTTTGCTTATGTGTATATTTATATTTTGCTGATGGTATGATTAGCGTTTATGCTTTAATTTTAGTATTTTTCTTTATGAGCATTAGCTTTCCAACTATTTTTGCTCTTGCTACAAAAGATTTAGCTTTAAATCAAGTAAAACTTGGTGGTTCAATTTTAGTAATGAGTATTTGCGGGGGTGCGATAATGCCTACAATTATGGGTGCTATAAACGATACTTATGGCACGGGAGCAGGATTTTTAGCCTTAGTTCCTTGCTTTTTATATGTTGCACTTTATAGCTTTTTATGGACAAAAAAATGA
- a CDS encoding SDR family oxidoreductase yields MDLGLKGKVVVVTGGGKGIGAAISMCLANEGAIPVIVSRSKLDSEFENKLKALCPNYGFYQLDLSKWQEISTVVEQIANKYNSIYALVNNAGMNDNLHIENTSTQELIKSYENNLFHYYEMTKCCLPYIKKEQGSILNISSKTGITGQGRTTAYASAKGAQIAMTRELACAFAPDNVRVNCICPAEVWTPLYEKWIKNFENPQEQYKKIAQFIPLGHRFTTCEEIADTAVFTISPRASHTTGQILTPDGGYIHLDRALNWEN; encoded by the coding sequence ATGGATTTAGGATTAAAAGGAAAAGTTGTAGTTGTTACAGGTGGTGGTAAAGGAATTGGTGCTGCAATTAGTATGTGTTTGGCTAATGAAGGAGCAATTCCTGTTATAGTGTCTCGCTCTAAACTTGATAGCGAATTTGAAAACAAATTAAAAGCACTTTGTCCAAATTATGGTTTTTATCAATTAGATTTATCAAAATGGCAAGAAATTAGCACGGTTGTAGAACAAATTGCAAATAAATATAATTCAATTTACGCCCTTGTTAATAATGCAGGAATGAATGATAATCTTCATATTGAAAATACAAGCACACAAGAACTTATAAAAAGCTATGAAAATAATTTATTTCATTATTATGAAATGACAAAATGCTGCCTTCCTTACATTAAAAAAGAGCAAGGAAGTATTTTAAATATTTCAAGCAAAACAGGTATCACAGGGCAAGGAAGAACTACAGCATACGCAAGTGCAAAAGGCGCTCAAATAGCAATGACAAGAGAATTAGCTTGCGCTTTTGCACCTGATAATGTCCGTGTAAATTGCATTTGCCCTGCTGAGGTTTGGACTCCACTTTATGAAAAATGGATTAAGAATTTTGAAAATCCGCAAGAACAATATAAAAAAATTGCACAATTTATTCCGCTAGGGCATCGCTTTACAACTTGCGAAGAAATCGCAGATACTGCTGTATTTACAATAAGCCCAAGAGCATCACATACAACAGGACAAATTTTAACCCCTGATGGTGGGTATATCCATCTTGATAGAGCTTTAAATTGGGAAAACTAA
- a CDS encoding MFS transporter yields the protein MPLILLMFCLAMLDRANISYVKDYIEIDAGISKSAYALGAGVFFIGYAIFELPSNLLLHKLGAKIWLSRIMITWGLVCMAMIFIKDETSFYILRFLLGLSEAGFSPGVILYLSYFFPTKFRAKAYGFYQLGAPLALMLGGVITGAILDYAPTFYFKNWQWVFIIQGAATVIVGIYAFFKLASKIEDAKYLNKEEKQMLLEELAKEENKKEEKSVSKALSSALVWKFVLVYFTIQLSVYGVLFYLPTQIAYFLGTNVGIKVGFISAIPWLAVLIALPIITNYADKLRAWTSFSIALLSLAVICMFLSVLLNSLVLFIILISMAAIGFIAIQPIFWNLPTQVLKGSAAAAGIALIGALGNLGGFVAPNIKTLAEEYFNNTYSGLILLCLVAFLGVLMLIHLKISYKNIK from the coding sequence ATGCCTTTAATACTTTTAATGTTTTGCCTAGCAATGCTTGATAGAGCAAATATATCTTATGTAAAAGACTATATTGAAATTGATGCTGGTATTAGCAAGAGTGCTTATGCTTTAGGGGCTGGGGTGTTTTTTATAGGTTATGCTATTTTTGAACTTCCATCTAATTTACTTTTACATAAGCTTGGAGCAAAAATTTGGCTTAGTAGGATTATGATAACTTGGGGTCTTGTTTGTATGGCTATGATTTTTATAAAAGATGAGACAAGCTTTTATATTTTAAGATTTTTATTAGGGCTTAGCGAGGCAGGATTTAGCCCTGGTGTAATTTTGTATCTTAGTTATTTTTTTCCAACAAAATTTAGAGCTAAAGCTTATGGTTTTTATCAACTAGGAGCACCTTTAGCACTTATGTTAGGTGGGGTTATTACAGGAGCAATTTTAGATTATGCCCCTACTTTTTATTTTAAAAATTGGCAATGGGTTTTTATTATTCAGGGTGCTGCTACTGTAATTGTAGGAATTTATGCTTTTTTTAAACTTGCTAGCAAGATTGAAGATGCTAAATACTTAAATAAAGAGGAAAAGCAAATGCTGCTTGAAGAATTAGCCAAAGAAGAAAATAAAAAAGAAGAAAAAAGCGTTAGCAAAGCTTTATCATCAGCACTTGTATGGAAATTTGTATTAGTGTATTTTACAATACAGCTTAGCGTTTATGGAGTTTTATTTTATTTACCAACACAAATTGCTTATTTTTTAGGAACCAATGTTGGAATTAAGGTTGGTTTTATAAGTGCTATTCCTTGGCTTGCTGTATTGATTGCTTTGCCTATTATTACAAATTATGCTGATAAATTAAGGGCTTGGACTAGCTTTAGCATAGCTTTATTAAGCCTTGCTGTTATTTGTATGTTTTTATCAGTATTACTAAATTCTTTAGTGCTTTTTATAATATTAATTTCAATGGCAGCTATTGGATTTATCGCCATACAGCCTATTTTTTGGAATTTACCAACTCAAGTCTTAAAAGGAAGTGCTGCAGCTGCTGGTATTGCATTAATTGGAGCTTTAGGAAATCTTGGTGGCTTTGTGGCACCTAATATTAAAACTTTAGCAGAAGAATATTTTAACAATACTTATTCAGGCTTAATACTCTTATGTTTAGTTGCATTCTTAGGAGTGCTTATGTTAATACACTTAAAAATATCTTATAAAAATATTAAATAA